The Aequorivita sublithincola DSM 14238 genome window below encodes:
- a CDS encoding 2-oxoglutarate dehydrogenase E1 component: protein MDKFSFLNAVHPSYIAELYEKYLQYPDSVEPSWRAFFQGFDFGSENSAQEFFGIAEPGETPQYDVGAICADVIKEFQVVRLIDGYRTRGHLFTKTNPVRDRRKYEPTLAIENFGLNQHDLKATFRAGEILGIGDTTLEEIIKHLESIYCDSIGIEYMYIRKPNEIQWIQQKLNVNDNQPNFSPEHKKHILKKLNEAVSFESFLHTKYVGQKRFSLEGGESLIPALDSLIENAAEKGVEEFVMGMAHRGRLSTLTNIFGKSAKDIFSEFDGKDYAQDIFDGDVKYHLGWTSKRKTESGKEINLNIAPNPSHLETVGAVVQGIARAKQDDHHKNNPNKVLPIIVHGDAAIAGQGIVYEIVQMANLDGYTTQGTIHIVVNNQIGFTTNYLDARSSIYCTDVGKVTLSPILHVNADDVEAVVHAMNFALDFRMEFGRDVFIDLLGYRKYGHNEGDEPRFTQPKLYKAIAKHDNPRDIYAEKLIAEGIIEKGYTDKLEQEYKDKLEENLEDSRKEDKTTITPFMKDEWEGYDYAEEDKMMKMVNTKFDLKKLDEIATAITQLPKDKKFLKKIARLIEARHQMYFEDNKLDWAMGELLAYGTLLKEGHDVRMSGQDVERGTFSHRHAVIKVEDSEEEVVLLNNLQGDQGQFYIFNSLLSEYGVVGFDYGYSMASPNSLTLWEAQFGDFSNGAQIMIDQYISAAEDKWKLQNGLVMLLPHGYEGQGAEHSSARMERYLQLCATDNMFVADVTTPANLFHLFRRQMKVDYRKPLIVFTPKSLLRHPKVVSTKEEFANGSFQMLIDDAEAKVAKVKTLVFVSGKFYYDLIEKREELKRDDVAFVRVEQLFPLPTDAMKKIIKKYKNADDLVWAQEEPKNMGAYSHIMMHFEEARDFRVCSRKMYAAPAAGSTVRSKARHAKVIENVFDKDMD, encoded by the coding sequence ATGGATAAATTTTCATTCTTAAACGCGGTTCACCCATCTTATATCGCGGAACTTTACGAAAAATATTTACAATACCCAGATAGCGTTGAACCCAGTTGGAGAGCATTTTTTCAAGGTTTCGATTTTGGATCAGAGAATAGTGCCCAAGAATTTTTTGGCATTGCTGAACCAGGAGAAACGCCGCAATATGACGTTGGCGCAATTTGCGCGGATGTTATAAAAGAGTTTCAGGTTGTAAGATTAATTGATGGTTACAGGACTCGTGGCCATCTCTTTACGAAAACCAACCCAGTGCGGGATCGCAGAAAGTATGAGCCAACCTTAGCTATAGAAAACTTTGGGCTTAACCAGCACGATCTAAAAGCTACTTTTAGAGCAGGTGAAATCTTGGGAATTGGAGATACAACGCTGGAAGAAATAATTAAACACCTAGAAAGCATTTATTGCGATTCCATCGGGATTGAATATATGTACATCCGGAAACCGAACGAAATTCAATGGATTCAGCAAAAACTGAATGTGAATGATAATCAGCCTAATTTTTCTCCAGAACACAAGAAACATATTCTAAAAAAACTCAATGAAGCTGTGTCTTTTGAGAGTTTTCTTCATACTAAATACGTTGGTCAAAAACGTTTCTCTCTTGAAGGAGGCGAAAGTTTAATTCCAGCATTAGATTCTCTTATTGAAAATGCAGCCGAAAAAGGTGTTGAAGAATTTGTAATGGGAATGGCCCACCGAGGTCGTTTAAGCACGCTTACAAATATCTTCGGGAAGAGCGCAAAAGATATTTTCAGTGAATTTGATGGTAAGGATTATGCGCAGGATATATTTGATGGCGACGTAAAATATCACTTAGGTTGGACTTCAAAACGTAAAACCGAATCTGGCAAAGAAATTAATCTAAACATAGCGCCAAATCCTTCACATTTGGAGACTGTTGGAGCAGTAGTTCAAGGTATTGCTCGCGCAAAACAGGACGATCATCACAAAAACAATCCGAATAAAGTATTGCCAATTATTGTTCATGGCGATGCGGCAATCGCGGGTCAGGGAATTGTGTATGAAATTGTGCAAATGGCAAACTTAGACGGCTATACAACTCAAGGAACCATTCATATAGTAGTGAATAACCAGATAGGTTTCACCACAAATTATTTGGATGCGCGTTCTTCAATTTATTGTACCGATGTTGGAAAAGTAACGCTTTCACCAATACTTCACGTAAATGCAGATGATGTTGAAGCCGTGGTTCATGCAATGAATTTTGCTTTGGATTTCCGCATGGAATTTGGGCGTGACGTTTTCATAGACCTTCTAGGTTATAGAAAATACGGTCATAACGAAGGCGATGAACCTCGTTTTACGCAACCAAAACTCTATAAGGCAATTGCAAAACATGACAATCCGCGCGATATTTATGCTGAAAAGCTAATTGCTGAAGGCATCATTGAAAAAGGTTATACAGACAAGCTTGAACAAGAATACAAAGACAAGCTAGAAGAAAATCTTGAGGATTCCAGAAAAGAAGACAAAACCACCATCACTCCGTTTATGAAGGATGAGTGGGAAGGTTATGACTATGCCGAAGAAGATAAAATGATGAAAATGGTCAATACAAAATTTGACCTAAAGAAACTTGACGAAATAGCCACAGCAATTACACAATTACCAAAGGATAAAAAATTCCTTAAAAAAATTGCTAGGCTTATCGAGGCAAGACACCAAATGTATTTCGAAGACAACAAACTTGATTGGGCAATGGGCGAATTGCTTGCCTACGGAACACTTTTAAAAGAAGGTCACGATGTGCGTATGAGCGGTCAAGATGTGGAGCGCGGAACTTTTTCGCACCGTCACGCTGTTATAAAAGTAGAAGACAGTGAAGAAGAAGTAGTTCTCCTAAACAACCTACAAGGCGACCAAGGGCAATTCTATATTTTTAATTCATTGCTTTCAGAATACGGAGTGGTTGGTTTTGATTATGGTTATTCAATGGCAAGTCCAAACTCTTTGACTCTTTGGGAAGCGCAGTTTGGAGATTTCAGTAACGGAGCGCAGATAATGATAGATCAATATATTTCTGCAGCCGAAGATAAATGGAAACTTCAAAATGGTTTGGTAATGTTGTTGCCGCACGGTTACGAAGGTCAGGGCGCAGAGCATTCTTCAGCAAGAATGGAGCGTTATCTTCAGCTTTGTGCTACAGATAATATGTTTGTGGCAGACGTTACAACACCAGCCAACCTTTTTCATCTTTTTAGGAGACAGATGAAAGTTGATTATCGCAAACCACTGATTGTATTCACTCCAAAAAGTTTACTTCGCCATCCAAAAGTAGTTTCTACCAAAGAAGAATTTGCAAACGGAAGTTTCCAAATGCTTATTGATGATGCCGAAGCGAAAGTTGCAAAAGTGAAAACATTGGTTTTCGTTTCTGGTAAGTTCTATTATGATTTGATTGAAAAGAGAGAGGAACTAAAAAGAGACGATGTTGCTTTTGTGCGCGTTGAGCAGTTATTTCCGTTGCCAACAGATGCAATGAAGAAGATTATTAAAAAATATAAAAATGCTGATGATTTGGTTTGGGCACAAGAAGAGCCTAAAAATATGGGAGCCTATTCACACATTATGATGCATTTTGAAGAAGCAAGAGATTTCAGAGTTTGCAGCAGAAAAATGTACGCAGCACCTGCGGCAGGAAGCACCGTTCGTTCCAAAGCAAGACACGCCAAGGTGATTGAAAATGTTTTTGATAAAGATATGGATTAA
- a CDS encoding TolC family protein, translating into MTKNLLIFSFLLFSAMGFSQEKKAYSFNLEEAVTFALDSNYTSINARRDIAKAIKQKWETTAQGLPQIDGNISYNNNLKQPVSLIPAEFGGGEPGTFVPITFGTKQNANAVATLNQLIFDGSYLVGLKAAKAFLRFSENANEKTRLEVRKGVINGYGSVLLAQQLIDIFEKNKTNLEKNLYETRKIFENGLTEEESVEQLEITLLDVETQLNNARRSQAIAKQMFNLALGIDVETPVTLTDDLDKLTDANISLALLNDSLNVEKNVDYKIANNLVEQRYFENRLEKSKAFPRLSAFVNYGTSANSEDFTFFNGDQIWYQSSVFGVSLNVPIFSSGMRSAANQRTRIALDQAKTDLEQTEQQIKLDLTTAQSNYQFAIDNYENSKKNIALAERIENKNQIKFTEGLSTSFDLRQAQTQLYSAQQQYFQAMLQVINEKANLETVLNIPQLRITSEEIKGKF; encoded by the coding sequence ATGACTAAAAATCTCTTAATTTTCAGCTTCTTACTTTTTTCCGCGATGGGTTTTTCGCAGGAGAAAAAAGCCTATAGTTTCAATTTGGAAGAAGCTGTAACTTTTGCTCTAGACAGTAATTACACTTCAATTAATGCGAGACGAGACATTGCAAAAGCCATCAAACAAAAGTGGGAAACCACGGCTCAAGGTCTTCCGCAGATTGATGGTAACATCAGTTATAACAATAATTTGAAGCAACCCGTATCGCTCATTCCTGCAGAGTTTGGCGGAGGCGAGCCCGGCACTTTCGTCCCGATTACCTTTGGAACAAAACAAAACGCAAACGCCGTTGCAACTTTAAATCAACTAATTTTTGACGGAAGTTATTTAGTTGGCTTAAAAGCAGCAAAAGCATTTCTAAGATTTTCAGAAAATGCCAACGAAAAAACACGTTTGGAGGTTCGAAAAGGAGTTATCAATGGTTATGGCAGTGTTTTATTAGCGCAGCAATTGATAGATATTTTTGAAAAGAACAAAACCAATCTTGAAAAAAACCTATATGAAACCAGAAAGATTTTTGAAAACGGTCTAACCGAAGAAGAAAGCGTTGAACAACTGGAAATAACGCTTTTAGATGTTGAAACGCAGCTAAACAACGCTCGAAGAAGCCAAGCAATTGCAAAACAAATGTTCAACCTCGCATTAGGAATTGACGTTGAAACTCCCGTAACCTTAACGGACGATTTGGATAAATTGACAGATGCAAACATAAGTTTAGCGCTTTTAAACGATTCACTAAACGTTGAGAAAAACGTAGATTATAAAATAGCGAATAACCTTGTGGAGCAACGTTATTTTGAAAACAGACTTGAAAAAAGCAAAGCATTTCCAAGGCTTTCTGCCTTTGTCAATTATGGAACCTCAGCAAATAGCGAAGATTTCACTTTTTTTAACGGCGATCAAATTTGGTATCAATCTTCTGTTTTTGGTGTTAGTCTTAATGTTCCTATTTTCAGTAGTGGAATGCGAAGCGCTGCCAATCAAAGAACTCGCATCGCTTTAGACCAAGCAAAAACAGACCTAGAGCAAACCGAACAGCAAATAAAACTAGATTTAACGACGGCTCAAAGCAATTATCAATTCGCAATCGATAATTATGAAAACTCGAAGAAAAATATTGCTTTGGCAGAACGAATTGAAAACAAAAATCAAATAAAATTTACGGAAGGGCTTTCAACAAGTTTTGATTTACGCCAAGCGCAAACGCAACTATATTCAGCTCAGCAACAGTATTTTCAGGCGATGCTTCAAGTAATCAATGAAAAAGCAAATCTTGAAACGGTGCTTAATATCCCACAGTTGCGAATTACTTCGGAAGAAATTAAGGGTAAATTCTAA
- a CDS encoding T9SS type A sorting domain-containing protein: MEKETSLDVSNLSSGMYFLKIEDENG; encoded by the coding sequence ATCGAAAAGGAAACTTCACTAGATGTTTCCAACTTGTCAAGTGGCATGTATTTTCTAAAAATTGAAGATGAAAACGGATAG
- a CDS encoding TetR/AcrR family transcriptional regulator yields the protein MKEKIILKASELFLKFGFKSVTMDEIAQEMAISKKTIYTHFKNKTALVKDCTFCVMDNITSGIDEICALEQNPIEELFDIKTFIMRKLEDDQSSPQYQLQRYYPEISRKLHQGQFEKMMECTKKNIERGIAQGLYRSNLNPDFIGRLYFLGITSIKDQKLFPPESYSSKYLTEEYLEYHLRGIVTEKGLTTLKKFIKEHQTND from the coding sequence ATGAAAGAAAAAATTATTCTGAAAGCATCAGAACTCTTCTTAAAGTTTGGTTTTAAGAGTGTTACAATGGACGAGATTGCCCAAGAGATGGCCATTTCAAAAAAAACCATCTATACACATTTCAAAAACAAAACCGCTTTAGTGAAAGACTGCACATTTTGTGTAATGGATAATATAACGAGTGGTATAGATGAAATTTGTGCATTAGAGCAAAACCCAATTGAAGAACTTTTCGATATTAAAACTTTCATAATGCGCAAACTTGAAGACGACCAATCTTCACCTCAGTATCAACTTCAAAGGTATTACCCAGAAATTAGCCGAAAACTCCATCAAGGTCAATTTGAAAAAATGATGGAGTGTACCAAAAAAAACATTGAAAGAGGTATTGCACAAGGACTTTACAGAAGTAATCTAAACCCAGACTTTATTGGTCGGCTTTATTTTTTGGGTATCACCAGCATTAAAGATCAAAAGCTATTTCCTCCTGAAAGTTATTCGTCAAAATATCTTACAGAAGAATATCTAGAATATCATCTGCGAGGTATTGTTACCGAAAAAGGGCTAACCACCTTAAAAAAATTCATCAAAGAACATCAAACCAATGACTAA
- a CDS encoding efflux RND transporter permease subunit, translated as MSKNPYKEFSISSWAIDNKMTVYVIMAIILFLGAFAYYSMPREAFPEIIETKIYVSSVNPGNSAEDVEKFITEPLEEEFKDIAGVKEITSTTLQDYSIIIVEFEENVEIPVAKQSVKDKIDLVKAEATWPILTNGGKVEPNAFDLNFSEEFPILNINLTGDYPVQQLKEYGEYLQDKIELLPQIKEATIRGAEEKEVEIAVDIYKMTASQVSFDNIINAIKGENSTISGGNIITNGVQKNIRITGEIQDPKELENVVVKKDDGIIFLKDIAEIKFQEKDATTYAREYGEPVVMLDIKKRAGKNMIEAVEQIKELLKEEQENYLPSSLHVSLSNDQSIKTENQVNDLVNNIIFGVLLVVIVLMFFLGFRNALFVGFAIPLSMLMSLFILSSLGFTLNTMVLFGLVMGLGMLVDNGIVVVENVYTLMSEGMSPRKAAKQGMGEIAWPIIASTATTLAAFFPLGLWPGMIGKFMIYFPITLSVVLSSSLFVALIINSMLTSEFMKTEEESMTKKKLIRWSLILIGVGALLLVAGYVMDIAAFRGFGNLAILSAGMLWLYKYVLAGAVDYFQYKSLKKLENFYEKILTYALSGRKAYVFFFGTIALLILSFVLVGIAQPKVLFFPENEPNQIITYIEYPQGTDIEKTNTLTKQVEKRVFDAIKKYDDNGYNYMVESAISQVGQGAGNPQTDGGQSNDMPQKGKITLSMRDYQLRRGVKSSDVMEEVRESVKGFPGASIIVEKDAAGPPVGYPINIELSGENYGDMLREAENLRSYIESLGVSGIEELKIDVNKSKPEMDVTVDRQKAGQLGISTGQIGQTLRRAIFGEEVSTYKENDDDYEINVRLSEKSRYDESALFNQPITFRNNQGKIVQIPISAMVSKKNTSSFSSIKRKDLKRTITVYSNVIGGYNPTEIVTDLKTELQNYELPKDINLAFTGEQEEQADNMSFLLMALFFALGGILLILVAQFNSLSKPVIILTSVVLSLAGVFLGLVVFQMDFVIIMTMMGIISLAGIVVNNAIVLIDYTQILIDRKMDDLQMDEDQMLTKKQFFEIIVAGGRSRLRPVLLTAITTVLGLIPLAIGLNIDFFGLFTDYSPNIYIGGDNVIFWGPLAWTVIFGLVFATFLTLIVVPVMFYLVNRAKIKFRKKRRMKEIKKMKAKEASANERIA; from the coding sequence ATGAGCAAAAATCCGTACAAAGAATTTAGCATTTCGTCTTGGGCCATTGACAATAAAATGACGGTTTATGTAATTATGGCTATCATCCTGTTTTTGGGTGCTTTTGCCTATTACAGTATGCCGCGAGAGGCATTTCCAGAGATCATTGAGACCAAAATTTACGTGAGTTCCGTAAACCCTGGAAACTCTGCCGAAGATGTTGAAAAATTCATTACCGAACCTTTAGAGGAAGAATTTAAAGACATTGCTGGCGTAAAGGAAATAACCTCAACTACGCTTCAAGATTACTCAATTATCATTGTTGAATTTGAAGAAAATGTTGAAATTCCCGTCGCGAAACAATCCGTTAAAGACAAGATAGACCTTGTAAAAGCGGAAGCTACTTGGCCCATTTTAACCAATGGCGGTAAAGTAGAGCCGAATGCTTTTGACTTAAATTTTTCGGAAGAATTCCCTATTCTGAATATCAATTTAACAGGCGATTACCCCGTTCAACAATTGAAAGAGTATGGAGAATATCTTCAAGATAAAATTGAATTACTTCCACAAATAAAGGAAGCCACCATTCGCGGCGCTGAAGAAAAAGAGGTTGAAATTGCGGTAGATATCTACAAAATGACCGCTTCGCAGGTTAGTTTTGATAATATCATAAACGCAATAAAAGGCGAAAACAGCACTATTTCTGGCGGAAATATTATTACAAACGGTGTTCAGAAAAACATCAGAATAACGGGTGAAATCCAAGATCCAAAGGAGTTGGAAAATGTAGTCGTTAAAAAAGACGACGGTATTATTTTCCTAAAAGACATCGCCGAAATTAAATTTCAAGAAAAAGACGCCACAACCTACGCTCGTGAATACGGTGAACCCGTTGTAATGCTAGATATAAAAAAGCGTGCCGGTAAAAACATGATTGAGGCCGTGGAGCAAATTAAGGAGCTTCTTAAAGAGGAACAGGAAAATTATTTGCCTTCAAGTCTTCACGTAAGTCTCTCTAACGACCAATCCATAAAAACCGAAAACCAAGTGAATGATTTGGTAAACAACATCATTTTTGGTGTTTTACTCGTAGTTATTGTACTTATGTTTTTTCTTGGTTTTAGAAACGCACTTTTTGTTGGTTTCGCCATTCCACTTTCCATGTTAATGTCGCTGTTTATACTTTCTTCATTGGGCTTTACGCTAAACACGATGGTGCTTTTCGGCCTAGTAATGGGTCTAGGAATGCTGGTAGACAACGGGATTGTGGTGGTTGAAAACGTATATACTTTGATGAGCGAAGGTATGTCGCCAAGAAAAGCCGCAAAACAAGGTATGGGCGAAATTGCATGGCCTATTATTGCTTCAACAGCAACTACACTTGCGGCGTTTTTCCCGCTTGGTCTATGGCCTGGAATGATTGGTAAGTTCATGATTTATTTCCCAATTACACTTTCGGTCGTGCTTTCGTCATCGCTTTTTGTGGCCCTGATTATCAACTCTATGCTTACTTCCGAATTTATGAAAACGGAAGAAGAATCCATGACCAAAAAGAAATTAATCCGTTGGAGTTTAATCCTTATCGGTGTTGGAGCTCTGCTTTTAGTTGCTGGTTATGTAATGGATATTGCTGCCTTTAGAGGCTTCGGAAACTTGGCGATACTTTCAGCGGGTATGCTTTGGCTTTATAAATATGTATTGGCCGGTGCTGTTGATTATTTTCAATACAAATCGCTTAAAAAGCTAGAGAATTTCTATGAAAAAATCCTAACATACGCGTTAAGCGGAAGAAAAGCCTACGTGTTTTTCTTCGGAACCATTGCGCTTTTAATCTTGTCTTTCGTTCTTGTAGGAATTGCACAGCCAAAAGTGCTTTTCTTCCCTGAAAACGAGCCAAACCAGATTATCACTTACATAGAATATCCGCAAGGAACCGATATTGAAAAGACCAACACACTTACGAAACAAGTTGAAAAAAGGGTTTTTGATGCCATAAAGAAATATGACGACAACGGTTATAATTATATGGTAGAATCTGCGATTTCGCAGGTAGGTCAAGGTGCCGGAAACCCGCAAACAGATGGTGGCCAGAGCAACGATATGCCTCAAAAGGGGAAAATAACACTGTCTATGCGCGACTACCAATTGCGTCGTGGCGTGAAAAGTAGTGATGTTATGGAAGAAGTTCGTGAGTCTGTAAAAGGATTTCCCGGAGCTTCCATTATTGTTGAAAAAGATGCAGCCGGACCTCCAGTTGGTTACCCAATTAACATTGAATTGAGTGGCGAAAACTATGGAGATATGCTTCGCGAAGCTGAAAATCTACGTTCGTATATTGAAAGTTTGGGAGTAAGCGGAATTGAAGAACTCAAAATAGACGTAAACAAAAGTAAACCCGAAATGGATGTGACCGTGGACCGCCAAAAAGCTGGTCAGTTGGGCATATCAACAGGACAGATTGGACAAACGTTGCGTCGCGCTATTTTTGGTGAAGAAGTATCTACTTATAAAGAAAATGATGACGATTATGAAATCAACGTACGTCTCTCCGAAAAATCTCGTTATGACGAAAGTGCGCTTTTCAACCAACCAATTACTTTCAGAAATAACCAAGGAAAAATTGTGCAAATACCAATTTCTGCAATGGTTTCGAAAAAGAACACTTCTTCTTTCAGTTCTATAAAAAGAAAAGATTTAAAGAGAACCATCACAGTTTATTCCAACGTTATTGGCGGTTACAACCCAACGGAAATTGTAACAGACCTCAAAACTGAATTGCAGAATTACGAACTTCCAAAAGACATAAACCTTGCGTTTACAGGCGAACAAGAAGAGCAAGCAGACAACATGAGTTTCCTTTTAATGGCACTATTCTTTGCCTTAGGCGGAATCTTGTTGATTTTGGTGGCGCAGTTTAACTCGCTTTCAAAACCGGTTATTATTTTAACGTCTGTGGTTTTGAGTTTGGCGGGAGTATTCCTCGGTCTAGTTGTTTTCCAGATGGATTTCGTGATTATTATGACGATGATGGGTATCATTTCGCTCGCGGGAATTGTAGTAAACAACGCAATTGTTTTGATAGATTATACCCAGATTTTGATAGACCGAAAGATGGACGACCTTCAAATGGACGAAGACCAAATGCTTACCAAAAAACAGTTCTTCGAAATCATTGTTGCAGGTGGAAGATCCCGTTTGCGTCCTGTGTTACTTACGGCGATCACCACGGTTTTAGGACTTATTCCGCTGGCTATTGGTCTAAACATTGACTTCTTCGGCTTGTTTACAGATTACAGTCCAAATATTTATATAGGTGGGGACAACGTTATTTTCTGGGGTCCTTTAGCTTGGACGGTAATCTTCGGATTGGTGTTCGCCACGTTCCTAACATTAATCGTGGTTCCAGTAATGTTCTATTTGGTGAATCGCGCGAAGATTAAATTCAGAAAAAAACGCAGAATGAAGGAGATTAAAAAGATGAAAGCGAAGGAAGCTTCTGCTAATGAGCGGATTGCTTAA
- a CDS encoding efflux RND transporter periplasmic adaptor subunit, producing the protein MKKLLLILITIITLISCGGDNKSVDAIISSNDMASVKAKRAELNKQQRDLKTDIDKLNEYIDSHEKKERPVLITAEVIKDTIFKHYVEVQGNVETNQNVVLNAEYSGVLISVYVKEGQRVSRGQRLAKIDDGGMSSQVAQQEAQLALAKTTFERQEKLWNQKIGSEIQFLQAKTNYEAAKNATQQMRSQLGKTVITAPFSGIIDEIIADPGQVVSPGQTPIIRLVNLSDMYVKASIPENYLRNIKKGTKVKVNLASINEEFTGTVRQVSNYINPNNRSFDIQVEIPNKDGLVKPNLIATVKVNDYSAENAITVPENILQENAAGETIAYLYQPVNDSIGIAKRVIIETGLSYENHTEVKSGLKKGDTIIKEGAKTLRDGQKVTIKN; encoded by the coding sequence ATGAAAAAATTACTCCTAATATTAATAACAATCATCACACTGATTTCTTGCGGAGGTGATAATAAATCTGTTGATGCAATTATCAGTTCCAACGATATGGCTTCAGTAAAAGCTAAACGTGCTGAACTAAATAAACAGCAACGCGATCTAAAAACAGATATTGACAAACTGAATGAGTACATAGATTCTCACGAAAAAAAGGAACGTCCGGTCCTTATTACTGCAGAAGTTATAAAAGATACCATCTTTAAACATTACGTAGAAGTTCAGGGAAATGTTGAAACAAATCAAAACGTAGTTTTAAACGCTGAGTATTCAGGAGTATTAATAAGTGTATATGTTAAGGAAGGGCAGCGTGTTTCAAGAGGGCAGCGATTGGCAAAAATTGACGATGGCGGAATGTCTAGCCAAGTGGCGCAGCAAGAGGCTCAATTAGCTTTGGCTAAAACCACTTTTGAGCGTCAGGAAAAACTTTGGAACCAAAAAATAGGTTCCGAAATTCAATTTCTTCAAGCTAAAACAAATTACGAAGCTGCAAAAAATGCAACCCAACAAATGCGTTCTCAATTAGGAAAAACAGTTATTACAGCTCCCTTCAGTGGTATAATTGACGAAATTATCGCAGATCCAGGACAAGTGGTTAGTCCAGGCCAAACGCCAATTATACGTTTAGTTAATTTGAGCGATATGTATGTGAAAGCATCTATTCCAGAAAACTATCTTAGAAATATTAAAAAAGGCACGAAGGTAAAAGTAAACCTAGCTTCCATTAATGAGGAATTCACTGGCACGGTACGCCAAGTGAGCAATTACATTAACCCGAACAATAGAAGTTTTGATATTCAAGTTGAAATTCCTAATAAAGACGGTTTAGTAAAACCAAACCTTATCGCAACAGTAAAAGTGAACGATTACAGCGCCGAAAACGCCATTACCGTTCCAGAAAATATTTTACAGGAAAATGCGGCAGGTGAAACCATCGCCTACTTATATCAACCTGTAAATGATTCAATAGGCATCGCAAAGCGTGTTATTATTGAAACGGGGCTTTCTTATGAAAACCATACAGAAGTAAAATCAGGCCTTAAAAAAGGCGATACCATTATTAAGGAGGGTGCAAAAACTCTTCGCGATGGCCAAAAAGTAACCATCAAAAACTAA
- a CDS encoding polyprenyl synthetase family protein: MDFLKKYNVELHQYLEKAVAQKEPNQLYDPIKYILSLGGKRIRPKLTLMICDFFGTDFKKAMNAALAVELFHNFSLIHDDIMDNAPLRRGKVTVHEKWDVNTAILSGDAMLILAYQFFESYEPKMFQELAKLFSETALQVCEGQQHDMDFETRDDVILGEYINMIGQKTAVLLGAAMKMGAIVAEASKRDKEIIYLFGENLGIAFQLQDDYLDVFGNPETFGKQVGGDIISNKKTILYILAINSSTQAQAEELEHLFSISPKDATDKIATVKEIFIASGAANATQSKIEEYSNFAYALLDEITISEEKKQLLRNFGNDLMQRNV; this comes from the coding sequence ATGGATTTTTTGAAAAAATATAATGTAGAGCTTCATCAATATCTTGAAAAGGCTGTTGCTCAAAAAGAACCGAACCAGCTTTATGATCCTATAAAGTATATCCTTTCTTTGGGAGGCAAAAGAATTCGCCCCAAGCTTACCTTAATGATTTGTGATTTTTTTGGAACTGATTTTAAAAAGGCAATGAACGCAGCGTTGGCTGTGGAGCTTTTTCATAATTTTTCGCTCATTCATGATGACATTATGGATAATGCCCCCTTGCGAAGAGGAAAAGTAACTGTTCATGAAAAATGGGACGTAAACACCGCAATACTTTCTGGTGATGCGATGCTAATTTTAGCCTATCAATTTTTTGAAAGCTACGAACCCAAAATGTTTCAGGAATTAGCGAAGCTTTTCAGCGAGACCGCTTTACAAGTTTGCGAAGGTCAACAACACGATATGGATTTTGAAACCCGTGATGATGTTATATTGGGGGAATACATTAACATGATAGGCCAAAAAACCGCCGTACTTCTTGGTGCTGCTATGAAAATGGGCGCTATTGTTGCCGAAGCTTCAAAGCGCGATAAGGAAATAATCTATCTTTTTGGAGAAAATTTAGGTATTGCGTTTCAGTTACAGGATGACTATTTAGATGTCTTCGGAAATCCTGAAACCTTCGGAAAACAGGTTGGTGGCGATATTATTTCGAATAAAAAAACCATTCTTTATATATTGGCAATAAATTCAAGTACACAAGCCCAAGCGGAGGAACTTGAGCATCTTTTCAGCATAAGTCCTAAAGATGCAACAGATAAAATTGCAACGGTTAAGGAGATTTTTATTGCTTCCGGAGCAGCCAACGCAACACAATCAAAAATTGAAGAATATAGTAATTTTGCATACGCACTTTTAGATGAAATCACTATTTCCGAAGAAAAGAAGCAGCTACTTCGCAATTTTGGAAATGATTTGATGCAGCGAAACGTTTAA